The following is a genomic window from Photobacterium sp. GJ3.
AGTTTTCGCTGAGTCACAACAACCTGAAGCCGATCTTTCAAGGGTTCATCAAAACCGTCAGCGACCAGATTGGCCGGGGGTTCTGTCACCAGATCCTTGACCAGAAATGGCAGCGCACTGGCGAATTCCTGACGTGGAATGGCGGGTTTATCGATGACCAGACTCTGATACAGACCGTGTCCGAGGACAAAACGTACAGCGCAACCGGTCAGTTGATGCTTGAGGATCAGTTGCTCAACAGCACGGGGCCAGGCATCCCGTGTGGGCACATCCTGACTGTCCGTGATCCAATCCGTACCCGATTCTGATTGGCAGACTAGTGTGAGTTTTTCTTCAAATACTGCAAAACTGACAACTTTACTGACAGTTTTTCGCTTGATGAGCTTTTTAATCAGCATGTTAATCAACCCGTTTTATTGCACTATTTTCAGGTAAAGATCACACGGAGTGATGGGGGAACTGACCTTTTGATGTCAATTGTTTGACCGATGATACCCTTAGCATTCAACTGAGTATAGAATAATCAACTTTTGTGACGGATTTTTTTGACCGCTTCACATCATCGACGCTTTCCTGCACGAATCTGAGTGAAATCCCGCTCAGACTCAAAAAATCGTCCCTGACCGCCTTTTATGCCGAGCTGCTGCAAAATGGACCACTCACGATCATTCTCGACACCGACGGCAATCACAGTCACATCACTATTGGCACAAGCCCCCAGCATACTGCGGACAAATAACTGGTTTTCCTGACGCTGATCGATATCTCGGATCAGGCTCCGGTGCAGTTTGATATAACTGACGTTGGCGTCTTTGATGTAATGCGTACTGACAATGGTCCGGCCAGCCTGATCGACGCCCAGATGACACCCCAGGCCGGTCAGCATCTTGAGGAAATGTCGAATGGCATCAATGTGACGGGACAGATTCCGCTCCGGCACTTCCACACTCAACCGCTTCAGCACATGTCGGGGGTCTGGAGCAATTCATCCCGGAACCAGCGCAGAAAGGCTTTATCCAGCATCGATTCGACGCTGATGTTCACGGCAAAATTGTCCAGTGTCGGGCCATGCTTCAGCAGATGCAGTGCCTGACGGATCACCTGCTTGTCCATCCGAACCTGGAATCCGACCTGCTCTACTGCCGGTAAAAAACGCGAAGCTTTCAGCAAAGCGCCGTTTTCATCTTTGATTCTCGCCAGCAGTTCCCGATGCAGTAAATGATGACGATCTCCCGCAAACGCCGGCTGCTGATACAACTGCAACCCGTCCTGACTGAAGACCTGCTCCAGCAAGGTCCGCCAACGAACACTGCCCCGCGTGTCTTCTCCCTGTGGATCTTTTTGGAAGACAGACCAGCTGTTCGCGCCCTGTAACTGAGCACTGCGCAGCGCCATATCCGCCTCATCCATGATGCGTCCCCGACGTTCGCCGCTGGCAAAATAAGTCATGCCGATATGGCACCAGTTATCCCGTTGCAACGGTAATGCAGGCGAGAGACGCTCAAGCGCTTTCAGTAACTGACTGGTAAACAGATTCACTTCTTTGCTCGGCTGCTGCAGCAGCATGATGGCAAATTCCGCTTCGAAATAGCGGGACAAGACGCTGTCTGGATAACGCTGAACCATATTGGACAGCACCATCCCAACATCCTGAATCAGTTCATCGGCCACAATCTTGCCCTTCGACAGCAGCAGTTCTTCCCAGTCTGCAATCCGCACCAGAATGACAGCGCCGTGGTTGTCCTGATCCTGCACCACCGACTGCAAGCGGCTGTCGAACAACACCCGGTTTGCTGAGCCGGTCAGTTGATCCAGGAAGGTGTGAGTCCGGATAAAAGTATCGAACCGGCTGCGTTCCTGCCGGGCATCTTTCAGTTCAGAAATCAGTTTATCCAGTGCCAGACTGGCCGTATCCGGCCATTCCTGTTCAGCACCAGTGGCGTGCTCATCCAGCCGTCCCGCCAGCAGCATCCGGCCCCGCTCTTCCAGCAGCTCGGAACCATGCAGCTGTCGTTTCAGCCAGTTCACCCCCCAGACCAGTCCGGCGATGATCATCATGATCGCCAGACTGATTGAAGACATCGCTCCCAAGGAATAAGTCAGTTCAGTGTAGGGCGGGATTGACTGAATCCGAACGGTATATCCGGGATTGAGCGTCAGCGGAAAGGTGGTCTGATACAGGATGTTGGGATCATCAATCTTTTGCAGGCCCTGGAACTGATACACAGATCCGGCTTCATTGCTGACATCCAGCGACACCACATTGCTGGACTTAAGCAATTTCGGTAGCCAGCGGGTCAGCGACTGAGAGCCCTGTGGATCGGCCATTTCCTGATCGATCACTTCCACCATACCGCCAAGATAATGGTGCAGATAGTCCTGCCCCAGCTTCCGGAAGCTGATAGCACCACCAATAAAAATGACAAACATGGCGCAAATGACAATAAGGGTGACAAAAGCGACCAGTCGATTGGTCAGCTTCATCCCTGAGGCTTTTCTCATTCAGTATCCAACTTTACTCAAAAACTATTTCAAAACCGCACGGCACTGTGGTCAACTTCCCCACACTCAGCTGAAAATTTTAAAACGTCTGCGACCACAAAAAAATACCACTGGACGTGAAACACGTCAGTGTGCGGTACGACAGTTTCCTGTTTTGCCATCTTCGGGCGCCGGGCAAAGACTGCATCTTATTGGAGAAACATGGACTGGATCACCTGCACCAAAAGTTTTGTCACCGTTGTGGAACAGGGTTCACTGGCACAGGCCGCGAGCACCCTGAATACCTCCAGTTCCGCATTGTCGAAACGACTGTCATGGCTGGAGAAACAATTGGGGGTGCAATTACTCAAACGGACCACCCGGAATCTGACGGTCACGGATGCAGGGAAAGTTTTCTACCGGCGCAGTGTTCATCTGCTGGATGACTGGCAACAGATTCTGGCAGAAACCACCTCGACCTATGGCGAAGTCCGCGGTGTGCTGCGGATCGGCGCGCCTCTGGCAACCGGCAGCCGGGTACTGGTGCACTATCTGGATGAATTTCTGAAAACCTATCCCAATATTCAGGTCGAACTGCATACAGTCACGCCGGGACAACTGCCGGATCTCAATCTGGACGTGTTTATCAGCCGGGAACTGACCGACTTCAATTCCACCAGCTATATCGCCACCCGGCTCTTCAGTTTTCAGGCGGGATTTTATGCCGCACCCGGTTATCTGGAAGACTGGCCTTTGATTGAAAGCCCGGAGCAACTCACCCAGCACAATTGCCTGTTATTTGGCAGTCACGGTCATGAGCAGGAACATATCTTCGAAAATAACCGCCGGCTGCGACTGCGTGGTAATTTCACCACTCAGAACCCGGAAGCGTTAGTCGCTGCGGCCGTTGCGGGCATGGGATTGATTCTGGTCGGAGAAAATACAGTGAAGCGGGAATTGAGTAATGGTTTGCTGGTGCCGGTATTACCTGAACTGAAACAGCCGCTGAACGCAGCGTATGCTTATTACCCCAAGCTCAATTACAACCACACCAAAACCAAATTATTTATTGATTTCATCAAGCAAAAAGCAGGCGCAACAGGTTGAAACAGCACCAGCCCGAGTCAGACGCACGGGCTGGCTGAACCGATTCAAGCCTTAGCCAAAAAACAGCCAATAAAGGACATAGCCGAGACTCAGAACCCAGAGTTTGGTTTTCCAGGAAGCGGTCACCAACATCCAAAGCAGCGCAAAGGGCAGCGTGAGCATCATCATGACCCACATCATCGGGCTGAATGCCGTAGGATCCGTTTCGGAATCCGTTTCTGATGTCGCCGCCGGGGTGACCACCTGAGGGGACACGCTGTCTGCTTTTGCAGCCTGACGCTGTGCTGCCTTTTGCTGCTGCGTCAACGCCAGCTCCGGCGCCGGTTTTTCATGAGGCTGCCACCAGCGGGATCTCGGCGATTCTCCGCGAGCGACTTTTAACCTGAACAGTCGTTTGTTCAGTTCACCCATTTTGCCCTTGGGCACGCTGAATCCGTACTGACGCTTCAGACGCACCACCTGCTTTTGCAGCGGGATACCTTTTTCCGGATTGACCATCGCAACGAAGTTGGCATACCCGGCCAGGCTCTGAAACAATTCGCCTTTGCCCCATTGCTTTCCAGCCGGGCCATCGAGCTCAACCTGCCGCAGCACGGCCCGAAACTGCTTCAGCGTTTTCCGCTCGACTGACAGGCCATCATTGACCACAACGCCGGTCACTTCCTGACGCTGATGACGCCGCATCACCCGGGTTTTCTCCGGATGAACCACAAAGCCTTCATCCGCAACAATCTGTTTGCATCGCCAGAGTAACGACTGCACTTTGCTGACATCATCGCTGGAAAAGGTCAGATCATCGGCGTAACGGGTATAGGTGAATCCCAATTTATCCGCCATGCCCTGTAAACGGGCATCCATTCTCCGGCACAGCAGATTACTGATTGCCGGACTACAAGGCGATCCCTGTGGCAGCACATGTTCGCCCTGCGCGACATGCCAGATTTTGCCATCCATCTCGACAGCTTGCGTCACCGGCTTGGTGGCGATCAGTGCAAAGGTGGTTGCCAGTTCCTCGCTGTACCCCAACTGGTGAAACATGCCTTTGACGCGCCGATAAGAGATGGTCGGGAAAAAATCTTTCAAATCCAGATTGATCACCACGGCTTTGCCAACATGTGGTCTGGCATTACTGACGATACTTCGCTCCGGCACAAAGCCATGTGCGGCGTCATGCACCGGAATCCGGGTGAGAACTGCATCCAGCAACCAGTACTGTGCACGCTTCATCCGAGGCATGGGCGCCGAAATGATCCGGGTACCGCCCGATTTTTTCGCGACTTCAAAATCCTGATAATGGCTGACCGGAGAAACCTCTTTGCGGTAACACAAAAAACGCAGTTCCGACATCGGGATGGCCATACTGCCCGCCACCTCTGCCACCGACTGAAAGTGCATCAGCTGATAGCGGGACAACCGCAACGGATC
Proteins encoded in this region:
- a CDS encoding reverse transcriptase family protein is translated as MSDSNKHQSAETVQDPSPKLTRQQIYDRIRQSSKDDYILREMIRLGFWKSDKDQPSLTERFVAKRTALITRLRTLTQLDRLYSDPEKALAAMHKARKKAALEKREQTRIARNQTRFEKALAWYQRQREAFTFLGESVSGGLARKTSDPLRLSRYQLMHFQSVAEVAGSMAIPMSELRFLCYRKEVSPVSHYQDFEVAKKSGGTRIISAPMPRMKRAQYWLLDAVLTRIPVHDAAHGFVPERSIVSNARPHVGKAVVINLDLKDFFPTISYRRVKGMFHQLGYSEELATTFALIATKPVTQAVEMDGKIWHVAQGEHVLPQGSPCSPAISNLLCRRMDARLQGMADKLGFTYTRYADDLTFSSDDVSKVQSLLWRCKQIVADEGFVVHPEKTRVMRRHQRQEVTGVVVNDGLSVERKTLKQFRAVLRQVELDGPAGKQWGKGELFQSLAGYANFVAMVNPEKGIPLQKQVVRLKRQYGFSVPKGKMGELNKRLFRLKVARGESPRSRWWQPHEKPAPELALTQQQKAAQRQAAKADSVSPQVVTPAATSETDSETDPTAFSPMMWVMMMLTLPFALLWMLVTASWKTKLWVLSLGYVLYWLFFG
- a CDS encoding LysR family transcriptional regulator codes for the protein MDWITCTKSFVTVVEQGSLAQAASTLNTSSSALSKRLSWLEKQLGVQLLKRTTRNLTVTDAGKVFYRRSVHLLDDWQQILAETTSTYGEVRGVLRIGAPLATGSRVLVHYLDEFLKTYPNIQVELHTVTPGQLPDLNLDVFISRELTDFNSTSYIATRLFSFQAGFYAAPGYLEDWPLIESPEQLTQHNCLLFGSHGHEQEHIFENNRRLRLRGNFTTQNPEALVAAAVAGMGLILVGENTVKRELSNGLLVPVLPELKQPLNAAYAYYPKLNYNHTKTKLFIDFIKQKAGATG